The proteins below are encoded in one region of Acidobacteriota bacterium:
- the hemL gene encoding glutamate-1-semialdehyde 2,1-aminomutase, translating to MSPETSLLKRAERVMPGGVNSPVRAFRGVGGEPVFVRAAEGCYLQAEDGRRYLDFIGGYGPHILGHGAEPIAQAVHDALRRGTAFGAPTIAEIELAEQMIAAVPSLEMVRLVNSGTEATMSALRVARGATGRSKFVKFEGCYHGHGDAFLIAAGSGAATLGVPSSPGVPAAVVEDTLLAPFNDLSAVAMLFEAHDDIAAVFVEPIAGNMGLVPPREGFLEGLRRLCDERGAVLVFDEVMTGFRVAWGGAQEILGVTPDLTTFGKVIGGGLPIGAYGGRRDLMSQVAPAGPIYQAGTLSGNPLAVAAGRAALSTLAGTDAYEILEAAGGALASGLRESARRHGVPLRVQRQGSMLGLFFAEGPVESIADVDASDRDRFQRVFHRLLADGIHLPPSPYETLFLSLAHGPEEIERTVEAFDRAVAPEA from the coding sequence ATGAGCCCTGAGACCTCTCTTCTGAAACGCGCCGAGCGGGTGATGCCCGGTGGCGTCAACTCCCCGGTTCGGGCCTTCCGCGGCGTCGGCGGCGAGCCGGTCTTCGTGCGCGCCGCCGAGGGCTGCTACCTCCAAGCCGAGGATGGGCGCCGCTATCTCGACTTCATCGGCGGCTACGGACCGCACATCCTCGGCCACGGAGCCGAGCCCATCGCCCAAGCGGTGCACGACGCACTCCGCCGAGGCACCGCCTTCGGCGCCCCCACCATCGCCGAAATCGAGCTGGCGGAGCAGATGATCGCGGCGGTGCCGTCCCTTGAAATGGTGCGCCTGGTCAACTCCGGCACCGAGGCCACCATGTCCGCCCTGCGGGTGGCCCGGGGCGCCACCGGCCGCTCGAAGTTCGTCAAATTCGAAGGCTGCTACCACGGCCACGGCGACGCCTTTTTGATCGCCGCCGGCTCCGGCGCCGCCACCCTCGGAGTGCCGTCGTCGCCGGGAGTGCCGGCGGCGGTGGTCGAAGACACCCTCCTCGCCCCCTTCAACGACCTGTCGGCGGTGGCGATGCTGTTCGAGGCCCACGACGACATCGCCGCCGTCTTCGTTGAGCCGATCGCCGGCAACATGGGCCTGGTGCCGCCGCGAGAAGGATTCCTCGAAGGCCTGCGGCGGCTGTGCGACGAGCGCGGGGCGGTGCTGGTGTTCGACGAGGTGATGACCGGCTTCCGGGTGGCCTGGGGAGGAGCCCAGGAAATTCTCGGCGTCACCCCGGACCTCACCACCTTCGGCAAAGTGATCGGCGGCGGCCTGCCGATTGGCGCCTACGGCGGTCGGCGTGACCTGATGAGCCAGGTGGCGCCGGCCGGGCCGATTTACCAGGCCGGCACCCTCTCCGGTAACCCCTTGGCCGTCGCCGCCGGCCGGGCGGCCCTCTCCACCCTCGCCGGAACGGACGCCTACGAGATCCTCGAAGCCGCCGGCGGCGCTCTCGCCAGTGGCCTGCGGGAATCCGCCCGGCGCCACGGCGTTCCCTTGCGGGTCCAGCGCCAGGGTTCGATGCTCGGCCTCTTCTTCGCGGAAGGGCCGGTGGAGTCCATCGCCGACGTCGACGCCTCGGATCGCGACCGCTTCCAGCGGGTTTTCCACCGCCTGCTCGCCGACGGAATCCACCTGCCGCCATCGCCCTACGAAACTCTCTTCCTGTCCCTCGCCCACGGCCCGGAGGAGATCGAAC
- the hemB gene encoding porphobilinogen synthase, with protein MAFPEHRMRRLRRTPTLRRLVRETRLSPDDFVLPLFACPGEGVANPVLSMPGVFQHSVDRLVEACREATEAGISAVILFGLPEAKDAEGSYSWSEDGIVQRAVRAIKAALPELVVIVDLCFCEFTDHGHCGVLLDDGRGGKKVDNDATLENLARQAVSLAASGADVIAPSDMMDGRVGAIRNGLDAAGFHDTPILSYAIKFASAFYGPFRDAADSAPAFGDRRAYQMDPANGREALREATLDVEEGADLLMVKPAVPYLDLLAALRRRFDLPLAAYHVSGEFAMLKAAAERGWLDYDRVLMETLVAIKRAGADLILTYGAVDAARLLQQGWTE; from the coding sequence ATGGCCTTTCCAGAACATCGCATGCGGCGCCTGCGCCGCACGCCCACCCTCCGCCGGTTGGTGCGCGAAACGCGCCTGTCGCCGGACGACTTCGTGCTGCCCCTCTTCGCCTGCCCCGGCGAGGGGGTAGCGAATCCCGTGTTGTCTATGCCCGGGGTGTTCCAGCACTCGGTGGATCGCCTGGTCGAGGCCTGTCGCGAGGCGACCGAGGCAGGGATCTCGGCGGTGATTCTGTTCGGGCTGCCGGAGGCGAAGGACGCCGAGGGCAGCTACTCCTGGTCGGAAGACGGCATCGTTCAGCGCGCCGTGCGGGCGATCAAGGCCGCCCTGCCGGAGCTGGTGGTGATCGTGGACCTGTGCTTCTGCGAATTCACCGACCACGGTCACTGCGGCGTGCTGCTGGACGACGGCCGCGGCGGCAAGAAAGTGGACAACGACGCCACCCTCGAAAACCTCGCCCGGCAGGCCGTGTCTCTGGCCGCATCGGGAGCGGACGTGATCGCCCCGTCGGACATGATGGACGGCCGGGTGGGCGCCATCCGGAACGGCCTGGATGCAGCCGGCTTCCACGACACACCGATTCTCTCCTACGCCATCAAGTTCGCGAGCGCCTTCTATGGCCCGTTCCGCGATGCGGCGGACTCCGCCCCGGCCTTCGGCGACCGCCGGGCCTATCAAATGGATCCGGCCAACGGTCGCGAGGCGCTGCGCGAAGCGACCCTCGACGTGGAGGAAGGCGCCGACCTATTGATGGTCAAGCCGGCGGTGCCGTATCTGGATCTATTGGCGGCCCTGCGCCGGCGCTTCGACCTGCCGCTGGCGGCGTACCACGTGAGCGGCGAGTTTGCGATGCTCAAAGCCGCCGCCGAGCGCGGCTGGCTGGACTACGACCGAGTGCTGATGGAAACCCTCGTCGCCATCAAGCGCGCCGGCGCCGACCTCATCCTCACCTACGGCGCCGTCGACGCGGCGCGCCTGCTGCAGCAGGGATGGACCGAATGA
- a CDS encoding ArsA family ATPase, producing the protein MESLRSHRLLVVTGKGGVGKTAVAAALGDSLAAMMPPKRVLVIEVDPRDNLHQMLGTPPSGGGIVEAAPNLFVQNLRARRVVDAIVRERLKIDLLSKRVIASPVYEHFTEGAPGLKEVAILGHALRRLEGIGGQGFDLVILDAPATGHGVSLLDAPRLLSEVIEKGPFGELGRRLAEFVADPADCGVVVVTSAEEMPVQEALELRATLAERLDRAPELLVVNGLYPEVAKGDRELWRRRRRLNEAELARLDAAWEGPRALLPLLPLDRGPALIEALAGALHRSLSEVPS; encoded by the coding sequence ATGGAAAGTCTGCGCTCTCACCGCCTGCTGGTGGTCACCGGCAAGGGCGGCGTGGGCAAGACCGCCGTGGCGGCGGCGCTGGGCGATTCCCTGGCCGCGATGATGCCGCCGAAGCGGGTCCTGGTGATCGAGGTGGACCCGAGGGACAACCTGCATCAGATGCTGGGCACCCCGCCCTCCGGTGGCGGTATCGTCGAGGCGGCGCCGAATCTGTTTGTCCAGAACCTGCGCGCCCGGCGGGTGGTGGACGCCATTGTGCGGGAGCGCCTGAAGATCGACCTGCTGTCGAAGCGGGTGATCGCCAGCCCGGTCTACGAGCACTTCACGGAAGGGGCGCCGGGTCTCAAGGAAGTGGCGATTCTCGGCCACGCCCTGAGACGCCTGGAGGGGATCGGCGGGCAGGGCTTCGACTTGGTGATCCTCGATGCCCCGGCGACCGGCCACGGCGTCTCGCTGCTCGATGCGCCGCGTTTGCTGTCGGAGGTCATCGAGAAAGGACCCTTCGGTGAGCTGGGTCGGCGCCTGGCGGAGTTTGTGGCGGATCCGGCGGACTGCGGTGTGGTGGTGGTGACCAGCGCCGAGGAGATGCCGGTGCAGGAGGCGCTAGAGCTGCGAGCGACGCTGGCGGAGCGTCTGGATCGCGCGCCGGAGCTGCTGGTGGTCAACGGGCTTTATCCGGAAGTGGCGAAGGGCGATCGCGAGCTGTGGCGCCGCCGCCGCCGGCTCAACGAAGCGGAATTGGCTCGTCTCGATGCGGCGTGGGAGGGACCTCGCGCCCTGCTGCCGCTGCTGCCCCTGGACCGCGGGCCGGCGTTGATCGAGGCCCTGGCCGGCGCCCTCCACCGCTCTCTGTCGGAGGTTCCCTCGTGA